In Allorhizobium pseudoryzae, the genomic window CTGCGTCTACGACAAGCAGATGAAGACGGTCGAGCTCAGCTCGGAATTTTCTGCCGATCAGGTGAAGGTCATGCCGGGGCGATAAGGCGGCGCTTCGGGAGGATGGTGAATCGCCGTTGAGATATTGCGCGGCGCGGCTTCTACCCCCCTCTCTCCGCCTGCGGGGAGAGGGTTGGGGTGAGGGGCTACGACGGCAGAGATAGCGCCTTGCCCCTCATCCGGCCTGCCGGCCACCTTCTCCCCGTTCTGACGGGGAGAAGGAGAAACGCGGCGAACGCCTGCCGCATCGGAACCATTGCGGTTTATAGAAGACCAGAGCTTGCCTCAAAGGAGCAATCCACCCCTCGCCGCCCCTTTACGCCGCAGCCTTCACCGTAGCGCGTGCCCAGTCCATGTAGAGTTGCAGCGCCTTGCGGGCGAGCGGGCCTTCCTGGAATTCCTGGTCGTCCAGCCGGTTGATCGGCACGATCTTGGAATAGTTGCCGGAGGTGAAGATCTCGTCGGCTTTCTTGAAATCCTCGACCGTCAGCGTCACCTCCCGCACCTCGACGCCGGCGCTGCGCAACAGGTTGATGACGCGCGAACGGGTGATGCCGGCAAGGAAGGTGCCGTTGGCGACCGGCGTCATCACCACACCGTCCTTGGCGAGGAAGATGTTGGAGGAGGCGGTTTCCGCCACGTTGCCGTTCAGGTCGCGCATCAGCGCATTGTCGAAACCGCGGGCGCGGGCCTCGATGATGGCGCGGCCGCTGTTCGGATAGAGGCTGCCGGTCTTGGCATTGGTCATGGCCACTTCCGGGTTCGGCCGGCGGAAGGGCGAGACG contains:
- a CDS encoding branched-chain amino acid aminotransferase, with amino-acid sequence MPVDTTPRSTTWTFVDGDWVTGNPPLIGPTSHAMWLGSTVFDGARWFEGISPDLDLHCQRVNRSATAMGMKPVMTAEEIEALALEGVKKFDGKTAIYIKPMYWAEHGMAGSVVAADPDSTRFALCLFEAPMHTAQPSSITVSPFRRPNPEVAMTNAKTGSLYPNSGRAIIEARARGFDNALMRDLNGNVAETASSNIFLAKDGVVMTPVANGTFLAGITRSRVINLLRSAGVEVREVTLTVEDFKKADEIFTSGNYSKIVPINRLDDQEFQEGPLARKALQLYMDWARATVKAAA